From the genome of Silene latifolia isolate original U9 population unplaced genomic scaffold, ASM4854445v1 scaffold_95, whole genome shotgun sequence:
gcatcatcaacattaacttaatcaaactgGGTCTCTTCaatttccccctttgatgatggcaagacaAATAAAATTGAGTGTGTTATTCCCCCTTAATCCATGGTCAAGGTTAAGAAGTCAAAACATGAtcaaaataagatgcataaataCATGGTCATTGAAAATTAGTCAAATTTTTAATTAGCCTAAGTAGAACATTTAATCGTCAAGTTAACATAATTACGGTGTACGCAAGCCTAGGAGTTATTGAATCACCACCTGCAATTTTAAacaacttccccctcttgacatcatcaagtatGAAGAACACATAGTTTAaacaaggattagagttatacaaaacaaattgttcaacaactaacAACATAACCAATATTAGCAAATAATATCACAAACATAAAAGCCAAGGAAAAAGAGATTAGAAAGGCTTTTGTTTTAATTTAGGCATTAGGCATGGTTATGGCAAAAGGCTTGGCATGATATAAGCTAGGCACGGTTATGAGCAAGAGATTAATCATCCACTTCTTTATCTACCAACCCGTGAACCATCTCAACAAGTTCGACCGTAGTATAGAATTGAATAATCTCCGCTAAATAAACTCGGTTATAGAGATTAAGAAGGTtctcccacttttgtgcatgaatTGCATCTTTAAAGAAATTAAAAGTGGGGGACGAATCATACCATTCGAGTTCATAGCGGCGGCCCGACTTAAAATTTCCTTGAATGACATGCTTGCAATAATCAAAGATCACCTTTGGAAAGCGATAACCATGAAGAATATCGAGTGCCTTGGACTTGTTCTCATCGAGAGGTTGCTCAATAGCAATCATAGCACTATTTGATTCATCATCCacttcctttgccatttcctccaCTTTCCTTTTCCTTGAGGTCAACCGAGTGGACACTCTCTTAGCTTTGCCTTTCGGTTTGGGAACCGATTCCTCCTTGAACAACTCGTCATCCTTAAAGACGGCATTCGATTTCTCCTTATCAACCTCCGTTTCCACAACCTTCGCCTTACTCATGGTTTTCCCTCTTCCCTTTCGCCTTTTATTAACTACCATATCCTTCAACATCACATCACTACTCACACTctcttttgattttgattttgatttcgatTTCCCATCACTCTTCTCAACCGATTtctcaacactcttttcttttttctcacctttttcaattgatttttcaacactctctttttttttccatgcttttctcattttcctctccttcttcttcatttttctttcCCTCAATGTTTTTCTCTCCTTCAATCCCGACATCCTCACCAacaatctccttttctttttctttttccttatCAATACCAACATCAACTTCCTCAACTTCTTGAATAATTGGAGtaccatcatcatcaacttcaCCAACAACCCGTGAGCTACCTTCTTCACCCTCGGTTTCGGTTGCATGCGGCATATTCAAATTGAATTTCTGATTGAAAACCCAACTTGAAAAACTCCTAGCTTCGGACGCTGTTTAAGGATGATTAACAATTTATTTCCTTCTTGTCATTGGGGCGTTTGGTACAAAGATTCTGGGTTTCTTTGGTGGTTTTTGATTTTGGACATATTTAGAGCCAAGACTTTCGGTTTGTGGTTCAACTGATGAAGCTTTCGGTTTGTATGagtctcggatttccttcaaagtttTAGGTTTAGTTGATTTTGGAGGCATTACTTTTATAGTGAAGGTAAAAGTAACAGTTGGAAGGGGTAGGTTTTTTACGGATTTGGAGAATATTTGGGGAAGATGGAGTTTTTTGAATATTTTGAAAGTGAAAAGAGAAGTCATCATTTAAATGTTGAAAACATTAGATGTAGTAAATGAGGTGTAGGTGAATAGTGTTGTGCTTTTATTTGATTGGTTGAGGGGTAGAGTGTGTAGCCGGTTTGGTGGTAGTAGGCGGCTAGGTGCATGGGTAGTGGAAAAAGTAGGATATGACGGTTTGATGGTAATTGAGTGGCTCCATGTGAACAATATATTTACCCATTGGATTTACATGCAAATTAATCATCTAATTCATTGAGTAATATTAACACATAATCACTTATAAAAAACATGTAATCATCTACTCCAGTCAATCATCGAGGGGAAGTCGTCATAAAATTTTACGCGGAAtccaacaaaccaatttccaaccaaaattttacgaattgttctctttcaagcggttttgtaaaaatgtcggcTATTTGATTTTCTGTTCTAcaaaatttaagacgaatttgacctttttccacatgaccatgtaaaaaatgatgtcttatgtcaatatgcttagtccttgagtgttgtattgggttctttgaaatgttaatggcactagtattatcacataaaataggagtTGAATCAAAGATAATACCATAGTCCCTTAGTTGTTGTCGAACCCAAAGAACTTGCGCGCAACACAATGCGACACTTACGTACTCGCTTTCGACGGTGGAAAGAGCAACAGTGTTTTGTTTCTTAGACACCCATGAGATCAAACACGGACCTAAGAAAGTAGCCATCccggatgtactctttcgatcaACAACGCTTCCGGCATAATCCGCACCCGAGTATCCTAAAAGCTCAAAAGGAGAATATGAGGGATACCAAAGATACAAAATAGACGTTCCAACCAAGTACCTAAGAATACGTTTTACGGCAATGAAATGCGATTCTCTAGGACTAGCTTGGAAAAGAGCACATAGACATACACAATATAAAATATCCGGacgactagcggttaaataaagtaatgaaccgatcatacctcgatacatcattttatcaacttttttaCCATTCTCATCTTTGTCAAGCTTGGTGGACGAAACCATAGGTGTAGAGAAAGGTTTAGAATTAGTCATACCGAACTTACATAGCATCTCCtttatgtacttttgttgatgaatcatcacaccatcttgagtttgcttgatttgaagcccaaggaagaaccctagttctcccatcatactcatctcaaactcagattttattagttccgaaaagtacaagtaaaggagttcattcgttacaccaaatattatgtcatcgacataaatctGTACAATCAATAGTTCATCACACTGTGACTTTATGAACAATGTCTTATCAACCGATCCACGCACAAAACCATTTTCCAAAAAGAAATTTTGacaagcgatcataccaagctcttagagcctgttttaaaccataaagcgccttgtccaatttaaaaacatggtttggaaattcattgttcataaaatccggtggttgctccacaaagacttcatcttctaaataaccatttagaaaagtcgttttgacatccatttgaaaatgtttgatgcctttgtgagctgcaaaagTTATTAGCATAcatatggcttcaagcctagctactggtGCGAAGGTTTCATTGTAATCAAtactttcttgttgtttaaatccttgcaccactagtctagctttattcttTACGATATTGCCCGaatcatctagcttattgcgaaagacccatttgGTACCAATTATGGTACAACCAGTAggtctagggacaagatgccatacctcatTCATTTTGAATTGATTAAGTTCCTCTTGCATCTCGAACACCCAACTCAGATCTTCAAGTGTCATGTTGATGTTTGCCggttcaatttgtgagaggaacGCATGAAATGCAAAGAAATCATTGAGGGACGATCTCGTTTTCCTTCCCGAATTCAAGTCACTGGTCAAGTTTGAAAGAGGGTGAGATTTttggtgtttccacttctttggtacGATTAAGGATGGCGAGGCTTCTTCGGGTTCTGACTCAAGAGTTAGCTCAACTGTTGGTTCTGGTTCATTTTGTGTTTGAGGATTTATTTCTGTTTGTTCGTTTTAGTCAAGTGTGccctcattccccctggatgtcGTAGCCTCATTTTGTGGTTCAAGTGGTTCTATTCCCCCTGTCTCTTGGCCAGTTTCTTCAATCAACAGTTGCTCCGACTGTTGATTCTGCTCCTCTTGTTCGTTCTCCTCGTGTACATCATCCATGTCATGTCGGATCATTCCAAGCTCAtagtcctcatcatcttcatcatcctcttcctgtGTATTAGAATGAAAAAGAGTAGACTCTTTAAATATGACATGcacactttcttccattttcatggttcatttattatacattttataagcCTTCCTACGATCCGAATAACCGACAAATACTgcctcatcactacgagcatgAATTTACCAAAATTATCCTTTCCATTTTTGTGAATAAAGCATTTGCTTCCAAAGCATTTCAAATAGGATAAATTAGGCTTTCTTCCTTTAAGCAACTCGTAGGGTGTTTTGTTAAGCATTTTTCGGATCATAACACGGTTATAAATGTGACATGATGTGttgacggcttcggcccaaaaattcaaTAGCAACTTACTACTAATGAGCATAGTCCTAGCCATGTTTTCAAGTGTATAGTTCATACGCTCTACAACCCCGTTTTGTTGAGGTGTAGCACGCGCGGAAAAGTTATGGCTAATACCGTGCTCATCACAATAAGTAATAAATGAGgaattttcaaattcggttccatggttgGATCTCAAAGATATGAGCTTTTTATCAAACTTGTTTTTGACCTTttttaaccaaattaaaaattcatcaaatacttcatctttagaactcaagtagagaagccaaacaaatcgtgaAAAATCGTCAACAATCACACATAAGAAACAACTACCTCCTTTACTTCTAACACGCAttggaccacataaatcaatatgaagtAACTCAAGAGGTTTAGATGTACTAACGAACTTTTTTAATTTAAAGGAGCTTCTTACTTGTTTTCCCTTAGCACAATTATCACACAAGCTATTAAAGTCGAATTTTATGTTAGAAATGTCGTCGACTAAGTCAAGTCGCTTAAGGGTGTTCAATGTTCTAGCATTTACGTGACCTAATCTCTTATGCCAAAGTCATGGGTCGTTCTTTTTCAAAGCACTCATACAAGACATGGTACGACTAGACAATGCAAAAAGATTAGTCAAGTAAACATCTTTAATACATTTTCCTTCTAAAACAATTTCCGTTGTATTACCATCTAGAACACGACATTCACTAGCACAAAATTCAACGATATTACCATTATCACACATTTGAgatatgctaaggagattatgcttcaaacctttgacaagcaacactttgtcgacacattgTGACGATGACTTACAAACCTTCCCGATTGCAATAATTTCACATTTCTTATTGTCACCAAACGTCACGGTGCCACCATTGTAGGCTTCTAGTGAGAGAAATTGGTCTTTATTTCCCGTCACATGACGTGAACATCCActgtccaagtaccaattgctgctgcctctcactaatgcctataataAATCCAGAGGTTAGTTTAGGAATCCAAACGAATTTGAATCCCTTTTTGTGAGTTGCATTGTTAATCAAATCTTTGCGAACCCACATCTTTCTAGCAACCTTGATAttcttgtttaagttgtttaatcTGTTAGAAAACCATTAAATTCATGACCGGTCTTACAATAAAAGTTGCAAACAATATACTCAGGAAGGCCTGCATATTTTCTCCTTCGAAAATCAGTCTTGCTTGGTTCCTGGTTTCGAAAGTTACAGTTCACTGAACTGTTGCTTTTGAAAACAAGTCCAGCTTTCTCTTCAAATTTTTGGGACTGATTTACGAGGGAGTCTAAAATGTTTTGGCTACCTTCCCATTTTCTGTAAAATTCTTTTGCTTCATGCAACTCTTTGGTcaatgtttcaattttagcaagatggtcAAGATTTAGTTTGCCAACTTTGTCAAAAGCGGATTTAGCATGACTACATTCATCACTAAGCAACATAGCAATTTATTCGAGTTGCTTATTATCATTTCGACACGAGGTAAGGTCAGCTAGCAATGAGTCTCATTCTTTAATCAAAATATCAACTTGAATAATTAAAGACTCGTTTTCTTTTTCAATATCAGAAACAATAGTAGAGGTTACTGTTGCTTTTGACGAGCTAGCAATATTCGTGAGAACAAGGTTTTCTTTTCTCAATTTCTTAATTTCCTTTTTGAGTGATAGAATGATGTTACTTTCTTTTATCTCGTCTGGCAATCTCCTCAATTTGAGTTTGCAAGTCATAGAGTTTATCATTTTTAGCTAGACTCTTGTCAAGTACATCATCAAACATCAAACAAAGCTTATCTTTAGAAAGATTTCTCACCTTGTTCTTGAGATTAATTACCTCGGTGTCGGAGTCATCGCTGGAGTCatcggagtgagccataagacatagTGCGGATTCTTTCTTTGAAGACTTGGGTTCGTCAAGATCAAGACGAGTTGTCATACAAACTTTGGCATCTAATTCTGCCTCAAGGACTTCATCCTCATCGGAATCAGATACACCCCATATTGCAGACATGACTTTATGCTTAAAATCTTTCTTTGCAAAATCTCGTTTTTCTCTAGATTTGAACTCATTTCACTTGGGGAATTCTTTGATAAGGTGACATTTCTCACCACATTTGAAACAAGCCACCGTGGAATAAGatctcttcttttgaaaacgTTTTCTATTAGAATTGTTGAACGTCTTAGGATTGTGACTATTGATCATATCCGCCATGTTACACGAGTACATGGCTTATTCGTCAtctccatcatcttcctcatcacttgagGTTGATTTGAGAGCGAAACCTCTAGCTTTGGAACTTTCACACGAGCGCGTTGCGAGACTTAACTCGTGTGCCATGAGTGAGCTCATTAGTTCATTGAGGGACAATTTGGACAGATCTTTAGCCTCCTCAATAGCCTGtcaccttcggttgccatttatcacttaggctacgaaggatcttTCGGACTATATCCTCAGATTCGAACTCTCTACCTAGACTCTTAagttcattgacaatactagaaaagcgagaaAAAAGACAGATTGACTTGtctttcatcatattgaacatctcatattgctgcatgagaaggtcaatacgatgcTTCTGGACTTGAGACGTTGcctcataagcaaggcttaaggtgtcccaaatctctttagtCGAGGTACATCCGGAAATGAGATTAATATCTTGatcaccgatgccatattgaagaatggacatggccttagaaTTTTTCTCGAATTTACGATAATCAGCCTCGACATAACTTTCCTCACTTTTTACGGCACTGTTCCCATCAGAGTCAGTGACCGTTATAgcaaggggacccttttgaataatGACCCAACACTCATAATCCGTAATTTTGATGTAGTGTTCAATACGGTGCTTCCACCAGGAGTAGTTATCCCCTTTGAAGATAGGGTACTTAGTATGTTTCCTATCCATAATATAGGATCAGCTCTCTGGTAATTAACCagtatcaagagcacgaggctttgAAACCAATTAAAGAGTCAAGGGCGAGAAcgcctaagagggggagggggtgaattaggtgtctatttaaaatttaagcttaatgaaagcttcttttaaaactcttaaacactttaaacaatgcttagatgaaaggagaagttgatacttagaactagagagttagaagtaatcaacaacgattcagcaagAAGTAGTTACAGTGTACTCAACTGTTGATTCAGAAGATAAAAACGTGAGTATAGAgtggcagcggaaataaaacgaaatagacactACAACGATGTTTtttaaaactggttcggtcactactccgcgacctacgtccagcactattttattaaacgtcttagaagtaaactcatacaaactaagaccaccccgagTAATAAAACAACTTCCCAACCTACTCCAGTTactaatgcttaaaagctactccgcttccaagacttttgttTTGGGCTATTCCACCGAAAGACTccgtgcttaaagctactccgcaataaggcttttgctttgggctagtccgccgaaagactccgtgctcaaaagctactccgcttctaagacttcatgcttaagataactctatcctaagacttggtttggttctacccggttgttacaagactccaattttatctcaatgttgttcactcaattgaacgaaggagataaagtttaagtgcaaaacacgggatccttgaacacgactaaacgactaggtgcaacacaacaaactcaataaaagactcaaaagataaataaacaaacttgcaaaatgaCTCAATGATTTTAAAATGATAAACgattttgcaaagttaatttactcgattgaaagcttaagtctttttcagtttaaaactcgtttgttgcacacttgtaaaaatgaattaaccaagctatttataatgttcaagtagtatactttacacattaaaatatcttacactcataagcacaagtgattaaaataatgtaagtagtttgcttgggcaacatgcacaagTCAACCGAATTCTTCTCCAAgcaaccgagtattcttcctcaagaaatcggtgcctaagaaTGCAGGAAATTAGATTGTGCACACACACAAAAATGGGTTGGGTTTTTCatcaagaaacaagcataaatggttgtgtttatgggaaccataaacatttccataaatgtaaaaaacaaacaacccatttataaaaagtgtcttattgtgcaaaCAAACTTCTTAGCAAGACATTGAAAGCTTTATTTTCTTCAAAAGacatgaaaacatatccaaaaattattTGTGATACTTGAAAGTATTTTAACAAAggttcaaataatttcgaaagaATTCTTTGAAGAACGAGTCAAAAGTAACAGTTTACTGGATTGTTGTGTTTTGAACCTAAACGTAAATTCGAGTTAAAGATCTccttacaacacatgactttaacattaatgacaatcttcatctttgatcttcatgatgactttcttgataaccttgaattgataATTAAAGCTTTAAGCTACATGGttaaaacttaagaggcacacaattaaataacaatgagattaatttgtcttaaggcatcatcaacattaacttaatcaaattgggtctctttaaaaccaaaggtaacatgggAGGGTGCACAAGttttaagaaaagaaagaaaaggtaaGTGTATTATTGGAATTGAAGTAGGACCACTTATAACTTGATTAAAGGACGACCACAAATATAATGACATTGTATGTAAATAATAAAGGTATAGGAGTTTTTATTAATGTTTTTTACTAAAAAAAGGAATGGATAGTTTGGTTTGGATGGTCCGAATaaggtaagtgttacctttggttaggatgggagggagtatatattaaaGAAGACTCTTACAATGCTGAGGTGGCAGCATAAAAATCCAGAAAACTAAGTTTAGAGCTCTCTCATTAATTGGGTAAAATGGTCAATTAACTTGCATAATTTAAACACACAATGGGAAATTAAGGGGCATAATAGTCATTATCCTTTCCCCTATTTCCTATGCACTTAAATCAGTTACTTTTCCTCCCCGTTCCATATACACTTAAAAATCCATTACTCATTTCAaaacgtcttgcttgtgacggccactatccgtcacaagcttgtgcgGATAGTGACCttctcacaatatgcaagtgggAAGGTAAGTGGGGCGCTCCATATTCGTCCCACTTGCCGTCCCACTTGCAATTGTGTGAGAGGGCCATTATccatcacaagtttgtgacggatagcgtccgtcacaaatgagaaattGGCTACTCATTTAGTCATTTACTATATAATTATTATCTCTCATAACCTTTCACCTTGGATTGCAGCTCTCTACTAGAATCCTATAACACTACAACTCTAACAATGAATCTACCGCCACCTCAACTTACACCACTATTATATAGCAAGACCAACTACTTAGCAACATCATCTTCTATAATAGATCGTATCTTCGGCAACTACCCTAATCCAATGCTGCCAACAACTTTTATCTGCCCTCCGCCCCTCCTTATTACCAGCATCACCAACTCTGCGGTTGTTTTAGAACTATAGTAATAAAAAGTAGATTAAATTTTAGTGTTTGAAGGGTTTAATGTTAAGAAAGGCAATCTAAAATTTTGATTATAAAAGTAACATTGTGAATGAGGAGGTTGAAGGAGGCCTGGGAGATATGAGAATGAGAGGGATTAAAGAGATAAAAAGCGGGAACTATGACACTTGTGAGGCTAAAATTTTTGAGTAAAACTTTGGAGtattactactccctccattcaacttcactttGCAAGTATTTTTTTTCGtctattcaactccactttacatgtttccttatttggctaaaaaaatgaccattctatccttattgaaaatctatatttacaaaaaatgtcatcCATACCCCACACTAATTCACCATAAAAACccacctttatattttttttaatatttttaacctcTCCATTCTTTTTCCCTATGTatttttaatagtttttttaatccgCTCCTTAATACTCGTGCAAAAAAGCAaacttgcaaagtggagttgaatggaggttTTAAATGATTGTATCGCATGGGCCAAGCCCAATAAATACAACCGATTTCCATGTTAAATAGCTAGCCCAAGCTCAGCCATTAAAAACGAGACAATTAATATGTTTCGGAACAGGTTTATCCGCTACGAATAGATGGATATCCGTATCCAATTAGATATCCGAAACATTAGAATATATCCAAATATTTTGAATATCCAATCTAAGATGGTCTCACATTTTGAATGGTCCTTTGGTATAAAAAAAATCACATTTATCACTATAATAATATATTAAATGAGTGTTTATTATACAAAGGGATCGTGTATCGCACAATAGTTAATGTTGTGAAACTTTAAGTTAGTTCTTCCTTCTCGGGGAGGCAAGCTCAATCTATGAACATGTGATTGAGAAAAGGGCAAAcaaatgattttttttattttttttggtgcgagcaaacaaatgattgagaatctccctatatattttttttttggtaaaatgtgagatgTATATATTATAAATCAAAAGAATAGTAATTACAAGCATAATGGACTCAAAGGTTTTAGGGTCAAAACTCACAAGGAGCAACCCTTACACATCATTTTCTAGACTCAAAATCCAATCTTTCTCTGCACTTGACATGTGATCATCTCGTTTATACTTGATTCTGTGCTTCACATTTTCTTTAATCAGCTGCACAACCCGTTTTGGATTAGTAAGCATTGCATTCAATCTCGCATTATTCTCTGTGTCCAGATATGGTAATAACTAGCAGCCAACACAAGAGCATACACATTCTTCTGCACTTTTTATCCTGCATTACTCACACCCCCTGCTGATGGGAATTGCATTCCACACCAGTCAGTAATTTGCATCATAATAATCTTGCTATACCCACACTCAAAGAACAGATGTTCCTGAGTTTCTGATGCAGCTTCACATATACAGCAATTATCAGAACTGCAACACCCAATCCTGAATAGTTTCTCCCTCGTGTTTATCCCATTATTCATTACAAGCCATAAGATTAAAGAATGTTTAGGGATGTTCCAACTACACCACACAGTCTCATACCAATTAGGTTTGTTTTGATGAGGTCTCAGCCAGGCATATCCCCTATTATCAGGCATCCAATTTCCATCAGAATAACCAGTTTTCATGATTTCCTTTACTTTACAAATATTCTTCTAAGTCCAAGTAGCATCAGCAGCTGGTTTATAGTCATGTCAGGTCTGTTGTTTAATATATATCTGGTTCACCCATTTGATCCACAACCTGTCAACTTTACAATAAATCCAGTCCATAAGTTTAGCAACAGTTGCAATGTTCCAAATTTCAGCATTCTTCACCCCCAAGGCGTCCTTCATTTTTTGGAAGTGTGATAGTGTCCCAATTAACAAGAGACACTCTGTGGTATTCAGCACATCCATCCCAGAAAAAATTTCTACAAACAGCTTCTATTCTCCTAATCACATATTTTGGAAGAATGAAAATGTTAGCCCAATAGGCATATAGAGTGTTAAGCACTGAATTGATCAGGGTCAGTCTGCTAGCATATGAAAGCTTCCTAGCACCTAGACTCCTGATTCTATTCAGAATCTTCTCAGTGAGCACATTGCATTCTCTTTTAGAAATTCTCCCTGGCTGAATAGGGAAGTCAAGATACCGAATCGCATTTGGCCTTCCACAAACCCAGTAACCTGTCTGATATCATCTTTCAAGTCATTTGCCATGCCATTGAAATACACCTCAGACTTTCTATTATTCATGCTCAGTCCAGAAGCCTTTGAGAAGGTACAAAAAGCTCTGATAAGTAGCATAATTGACTGAGCTGTCCCTTTACAAAACATGAgaaggtcatctgcaaacatcaggtGGGTCAATTTAA
Proteins encoded in this window:
- the LOC141640608 gene encoding uncharacterized protein LOC141640608, whose protein sequence is MKTGYSDGNWMPDNRGYAWLRPHQNKPNWYETVWCSWNIPKHSLILWLVMNNGINTREKLFRIGCCSSDNCCICEAASETQEHLFFECGYSKIIMMQITDWCGMQFPSAGENNARLNAMLTNPKRVVQLIKENVKHRIKYKRDDHMSSAEKDWILSLENDV
- the LOC141640609 gene encoding uncharacterized protein LOC141640609, with the protein product MYNKKSASPRCLFKIDLQKAYDSLEWDFVEQLLLGLNFPDLFTQQIMTCIKTTSFTLALSGNHFGYFKGKRDDLLMFCKGTAQSIMLLIRAFCTFSKASGLSMNNRKSEVYFNGMANDLKDDIRQPGRISKRECNVLTEKILNRIRSLGARKLSYASRLTLINSVLNTLYAYWANIFILPKYVIRRIEAVCRNFFWDGCAEYHRVSLVNWDTITLPKNEGRLGGEEC